In the genome of Manis javanica isolate MJ-LG chromosome 17, MJ_LKY, whole genome shotgun sequence, one region contains:
- the AARS1 gene encoding alanine--tRNA ligase, cytoplasmic encodes MDSTLTASEIRQRFIDFFKRNEHTYVHSSATIPLDDPTLLFANAGMNQFKPIFLNTIDPSHPMAKLSRAANTQKCIRAGGKHNDLDDVGKDVYHHTFFEMLGSWSFGDYFKELACKMALELLTQEFGIPVERLYVTYFGGDEAAGLEPDLECKQIWQNLGLDDTKILPGNMKDNFWEMGDTGPCGPCSEIHYDRIGGRDAAHLVNQDDPNVLEIWNLVFIQYNRETDGILKPLPKKSIDTGMGLERLVSVLQNKMSNYDTDLFVPYFEAIQKGTGARPYTGKVGAEDADGIDMAYRVLADHARTITVALADGGRPDNTGRGYVLRRILRRAVRYSHEKLNASRGFFATLVDVVVQSLGDAFPELKKDPDLVKDIVNEEEVQFLKTLSRGRRILDRKIQSLGDSRTIPGDTAWLLYDTYGFPVDLTALIAEEKGLVVDMNGFEEERKLAQVKSQGKGAGGEDLIMLDIYAIEELREKGLEATDDSPKYNYYSDSSGSYAFESAVATVMALRRDKMFVEEVSTGQECGVVLDKTCFYAEQGGQIYDEGYLVKVDDSSEDKTEFTVKNAQVRGGYVLHIGTVYGGLRVGDEVRLFIDEPRRRPVMSNHTATHILNFALRSVLGEADQRGSLVAPDRLRFDFTAKGAMSTQQIKKAEEIVNEMIEAARPVYTQDCPLAAAKAIQGLRAVFDETYPDPVRVVSIGVPVSELLDDPSGPAGSLTSVEFCGGTHLQNSSHAGAFVIVSEEAIAKGIRRIVGVTGAEAQKALRKAESLTKSLSAMEAKVKAQAAPNKDVQREIADLSEALATAVIPQWQKDEFRENLRSLKKVMDDLDRASKADVQKRVLEKTKQLIDSNPNQPLVILEMESGASAKALNEALKLFKTHSPQTSAMLFTVDNEAGKITCLCQVPQNAASRGLKASEWVQQVSGLMDGKGGGKDVSAQATGKNVGCLQEALQLATSFAQLHLGAVEN; translated from the exons ATGGACTCAACCCTAACAGCAAGTGAAATTCGGCAGCGATTCATAGATTTCTTCAAGAGAAATGAACACACCTATGTTCATTCATCTGCCACCATCCCGTTGGATGATCCCACTTTGCTCTTTGCCAATGCAGGCATGAACCAG ttCAAACCCATTTTTCTGAACACTATTGACCCATCTCACCCTATGGCAAAGCTGAGCAGAGCTGCCAATACTCAGAAATGTATCCGGGCTGGGGGAAAACACAATGACCTGGACGATGTGGGCAAGGATGTCTATCATCACACCTTCTTTGAGATGTTAGGCTCCTGGTCTTTTGGAGATTACTTCAAG GAACTGGCCTGTAAAATGGCTCTGGAACTTCTCACCCAAGAATTTGGTATTCCAGTTGAAAGACTTTATGTGACTTACTTTGGTGGGGATGAAGCAGCTGGCTTAGAACCAGACCTGGAGTGCAAACAGATATGGCAGAATTTGGG GTTGGATGACACCAAAATTCTCCCTGGCAACATGAAGGATAACTTCTGGGAGATGGGTGACACCGGTCCCTGTGGTCCCTGCAGTGAGATCCATTATGACCGGATTGGTGGCCGGGATGCTGCGCACCTCGTCAACCAGGATGACCCCAATGTGCTGGAGATCTGGAACCTTGTGTTCATCCAGTATAACAG GGAAACTGATGGCATTCTCAAACCTCTCCCCAAGAAAAGCATTGACACAGGAATGGGCCTGGAGCGACTGGTGTCTGTGCTGCAGAATAAGATGTCCAACTATGACACTGACCTTTTTGTCCCTTACTTTGAAGCCATTCAGAAG GGCACGGGGGCCCGGCCATACACTGGGAAAGTTGGTGCTGAAGATGCCGATGGGATCGACATGGCCTATCGGGTGCTGGCTGACCACGCTCGGACCATCACCGTGGCACTGGCTGATGGTGGCCGACCTGACAACACAGGGAGGGG GTATGTGTTGAGACGGATTCTCCGCCGGGCTGTTCGATACTCCCATGAGAAACTCAACGCCAGCAGGGGTTTCTTTGCTACTTTAGTAGATGTTGTCGTCCAGTCCCTG GGAGATGCATTTCCTGAATTGAAGAAGGACCCAGATTTGGTGAAGGACATTGTTAATGAAGAAGAAGTGCAGTTTCTCAAGACTCTCAGCAGAGGGCGTCGCATCTTGGACAGGAAAATTCAGAGCCTGGGAGACAGCAGGACCATTCCCG GGGACACTGCTTGGCTCCTCTATGACACCTATGGGTTTCCAGTGGACCTCACTGCACTGATTGCTGAAGAGAAGGGCCTGGTTGTAGATATGAATGGCTTTGAAGAGGAAAGGAAACTGGCCCAG GTGAAATCACAGGGCAAGGGAGCTGGTGGAGAAGACCTTATTATGCTGGACATTTATGCTATTGAAGAACTCCGGGAAAAGGGTCTGGAGGCAACAGATGATTCCCCAAAGTATAATTACTATTCAGACTCCAGCGGGAGCTATG CATTTGAGAGCGCAGTGGCTACGGTGATGGCTCTGCGCAGGGATAAGATGTTTGTGGAGGAAGTGTCCACGGGCCAGGAGTGTGGAGTGGTGCTAGATAAGACCTGTTTCTATGCCGAGCAAGGAGGGCAGATCTACGATGAAGGCTACCTGGTGAAGGTTGACGACAGCAGCGAAGAT AAAACCGAGTTTACAGTGAAGAATGCTCAGGTGCGAGGAGGGTATGTGCTGCACATAGGAACGGTCTATGGCGGCCTGAGAGTGGGGGACGAGGTCCGGTTGTTCATTGATGAG CCCCGACGAAGGCCTGTCATGAGCAACCACACAGCTACTCACATCCTGAACTTTGCCTTGCGCTCTGTGCTTGGGGAAGCCGACCAGAGAGGCTCCCTGGTTGCCCCTGATCGCCTTCGGTTTGACTTCACTGCCAAAGGAGCCATGTCCACGCAACAGATCAAGAAGGCCGAGGAGATTGTGAACGAGATGATTGAGGCTGCCAGG CCTGTCTACACCCAGGATTGTCCACTGGCAGCAGCTAAAGCCATCCAGGGCCTGCGGGCTGTGTTTGATGAAACCTACCCTGACCCCGTGCGAGTCGTCTCCATTGGGGTCCCAGTGTCTGAGCTGTTGGATGACCCCTCTGGTCCTGCTGGCTCGCTCACTTCTGTTGAGTTCTGTGGGGGAAC GCACCTGCAGAATTCAAGTCACGCAGGAGCTTTTGTGATTGTGAGTGAAGAGGCTATTGCCAAGGGCATCCGGAGGATTGTTGGTGTCACGGGTGCCGAAGCCCAGAAG GCCCTCAGGAAAGCGGAGAGCTTGACGAAATCTCTCTCTGCCATGGAGGCCAAAGTGAAGGCCCAGGCTGCGCCAAACAAGGATGTGCAGAGAGAGATTGCCGACCTCAGTGAG GCCTTGGCCACTGCAGTCATTCCCCAGTGGCAGAAAGACGAATTCCGAGAGAATCTCAGATCTCTGAAGAAGGTCATGGACGACCTAGACCGAGCTAGCAAAGCCGATGTTCAGAAGCGG GTGTTGGAGAAGACAAAGCAACTCATTGACAGCAACCCCAACCAGCCCCTTGTCATCCTGGAGATGGAGAGCGGCGCCTCGGCCAAG GCTCTGAATGAAGCCTTGAAGCTCTTCAAGACACATTCCCCTCAAACGTCTGCCATGCTCTTCACGGTGGATAATGAGGCTGGCAAGATCACATGCTTGTGTCAAGTACCCCAG AATGCAGCCAGCCGAGGCCTGAAAGCCAGTGAGTGGGTACAGCAGGTGTCAGGCCTGATGGACGGCAAAGGTGGCGGCAAAGACGTGTCTGCTCAGGCCACGGGCAAGAATGTGGGCTGCCTGCAGGAAGCACTGCAGCTGGCCACGTCGTTTGCCCAGCTCCACCTGGGGGCTGTGGAGAACTGA
- the EXOSC6 gene encoding exosome complex component MTR3 encodes MPGDHRRIRGPEESQPPQLYAADEDEAPAARDPTRLRPVYARAGLLSQAKGSAYLEAGGTKVLCAVSGPRQVEGGDRGGGPAGGGGEAPAALRGRLLCDFRRAPFAGRRRRAPPGGGEERELALALQEALEPAVRLGRYPRAQLEVSALLLEDGGSALAAALTAAALALADAGVEMYDLVVGCGLSRAPGPAPTWLLDPTRLEEERATAGLTVALMPVLNQVAGLLGSGEGGPTESWAEAVRLGLEGCQRLYPVLHQCLTRAARRRGAAAPS; translated from the coding sequence ATGCCCGGGGATCACCGCCGCATCCGCGGGCCGGAGGAGTCGCAGCCGCCGCAGCTGTACGCGGCCGACGAGGACGAGGCGCCCGCCGCCCGCGACCCGACGCGACTGCGGCCCGTGTACGCGCGCGCCGGGCTGCTGAGCCAGGCCAAGGGCTCCGCCTACCTGGAAGCGGGAGGCACCAAGGTGCTGTGCGCCGTGTCTGGCCCGCGCCAGGTTGAGGGCGGCGACCGCGGCGGCGGCCCTGCGGGTGGGGGCGGCGAGGCCCCGGCTGCGCTGCGCGGCCGCCTGCTCTGCGACTTCCGCCGCGCGCCTTTCGCGGGCCGCCGGCGCCGCGCGCCGCCCGGAGGCGGTGAGGAGCGCGAGCTGGCGTTGGCCCTGCAGGAGGCGCTCGAGCCGGCCGTGCGCCTGGGCCGCTACCCACGCGCGCAGCTCGAGGTGTCCGCGCTGCTGCTCGAGGATGGCGGCTCGGCTCTCGCTGCCGCGCTCACAGCCGCCGCACTCGCCCTGGCCGACGCGGGCGTCGAGATGTACGACCTGGTGGTGGGCTGCGGCCTGAGCCGTGCGCCGGGGCCCGCGCCTACCTGGCTGCTGGACCCCACGCGGCTGGAGGAGGAGCGCGCCACCGCCGGCCTCACCGTGGCGCTCATGCCCGTGCTCAACCAGGTGGCTGGGCTGCTGGGCAGCGGGGAGGGCGGCCCGACCGAGAGCTGGGCCGAAGCCGTGCGCCTGGGCCTCGAGGGCTGCCAGCGCCTCTACCCTGTGCTGCATCAGTGTCTGACAAGGGCCGCCCGCCGCAGGGGCGCCGCCGCGCCGTCCTGA